One region of Paenibacillus polymyxa M1 genomic DNA includes:
- the icd gene encoding NADP-dependent isocitrate dehydrogenase produces MAKFEKFELPTEGEKITIDNGQLQVPNHPVIPFIEGDGTGRDIWKASKRVLDAAVEKAYNGTKKIAWYEVFAGEKAFNTYGEWLPNDTLEAIREYIVAIKGPLTTPIGGGIRSLNVALRQELDLYVCLRPVRYFNGVPSPVKRPELVDMVIFRENTEDIYAGIEYAEGSEDVKKVIQFLQQELDVNKIRFPETSGIGIKPVSSEGSKRLVRAAIQYAVDHGRKSVTLVHKGNIMKFTEGAFKNWGYEVAEQEFADKVFTWAQYDVIKEKEGEDAANAAQKAAEDAGKIIIKDAIADIALQQVLTRPSEFDVIATLNLNGDYLSDALAAQVGGIGIAPGANINYVTGHAIFEATHGTAPKYADKDVVNPGSVILSGVMLLEHLGWKEAADLIYKGLETSINKKIVTYDFARLMDGATQVKCSEFADTIISNL; encoded by the coding sequence ATGGCGAAATTTGAAAAGTTTGAGCTCCCAACTGAAGGCGAAAAAATTACGATTGATAACGGTCAACTGCAGGTTCCAAACCATCCGGTCATTCCGTTTATCGAAGGTGACGGCACAGGTCGCGACATCTGGAAAGCTTCCAAGCGCGTACTGGACGCAGCTGTAGAAAAAGCATATAACGGCACGAAAAAGATTGCCTGGTATGAAGTATTCGCTGGTGAGAAAGCTTTCAATACATACGGCGAGTGGCTCCCTAACGATACGTTGGAAGCCATCCGTGAGTATATTGTAGCCATTAAAGGTCCACTTACGACACCTATTGGCGGTGGTATCCGTTCATTGAATGTGGCATTGCGCCAAGAACTGGATTTATACGTATGTCTGCGTCCTGTTCGTTACTTTAACGGTGTCCCGTCTCCAGTAAAACGTCCTGAGTTGGTGGACATGGTCATTTTCCGTGAGAACACAGAAGATATCTACGCAGGGATCGAATATGCCGAAGGGTCCGAAGACGTGAAAAAGGTGATTCAGTTCCTTCAGCAAGAGCTGGACGTGAATAAAATCCGTTTCCCTGAAACTTCAGGAATTGGGATCAAGCCAGTGTCTTCCGAGGGTTCAAAGCGTCTGGTACGGGCAGCTATTCAGTATGCTGTTGACCACGGACGCAAGAGTGTAACGCTCGTACACAAAGGTAACATTATGAAATTTACCGAAGGTGCCTTCAAGAACTGGGGCTATGAAGTAGCCGAGCAAGAATTTGCAGATAAAGTATTTACTTGGGCCCAGTATGATGTCATCAAGGAAAAAGAAGGTGAGGATGCGGCAAATGCAGCTCAAAAAGCAGCTGAAGATGCGGGCAAAATCATTATCAAGGATGCGATTGCTGATATTGCACTTCAGCAGGTGCTGACTCGTCCTTCTGAATTTGATGTCATTGCTACGCTGAACCTGAACGGGGACTATCTGTCCGATGCTCTTGCTGCTCAAGTTGGTGGAATTGGTATCGCGCCAGGTGCAAACATTAACTATGTAACCGGGCATGCTATCTTTGAAGCTACACATGGTACAGCTCCAAAATATGCTGACAAAGACGTAGTGAACCCAGGTTCCGTAATTCTGTCCGGCGTCATGCTGCTAGAACACTTGGGTTGGAAAGAAGCAGCTGACCTGATTTACAAAGGACTGGAGACGTCCATTAATAAGAAGATTGTAACTTATGACTTTGCCCGTCTGATGGATGGTGCTACACAGGTGAAATGCTCCGAGTTCGCGGATACCATTATTAGTAACCTGTAA
- the mdh gene encoding malate dehydrogenase, producing the protein MTIQRKKISIVGAGFTGATTALLLAQKELGDIVLIDIPQLENPTKGKALDILEAGPVQGFDTQIMGTSNYEDAADSDIVIITAGIARKPGMSRDDLVNTNAGIVKSVCENVKKYAPDSIVIILSNPVDAMTYTAYQTLDFPKNRVIGQSGVLDTARYCTFIAQELNVSVEDVRGFVMGGHGDDMVPLVRYSSVGGIPIENLISQERIKAIVQRTRVGGGEIVNLLGNGSAYYAPAASLAQMTEAIVKDKKRIIPVIAYLEGEYGYQDLFLGVPTLLGGNGIEKVFELELTAEEKAALDESAEAVRNVTKIVNV; encoded by the coding sequence TTGACCATTCAACGCAAAAAAATATCCATTGTTGGCGCCGGTTTTACCGGTGCCACTACCGCATTGCTGCTGGCTCAAAAGGAGTTAGGTGATATCGTACTCATCGATATTCCGCAACTAGAGAATCCGACTAAAGGCAAAGCGCTTGATATTTTGGAAGCTGGTCCAGTGCAGGGATTTGACACCCAGATCATGGGCACTTCTAATTACGAGGATGCAGCCGACTCGGATATCGTCATTATTACAGCCGGGATCGCGCGCAAGCCGGGTATGAGCCGTGATGATTTGGTCAATACGAACGCAGGAATTGTAAAATCCGTATGTGAGAATGTGAAGAAGTATGCGCCCGATTCTATCGTCATTATTCTGAGTAATCCGGTCGATGCTATGACCTATACTGCATACCAAACGCTTGATTTCCCGAAAAATCGGGTTATTGGTCAATCAGGTGTGCTGGATACAGCCCGGTATTGTACCTTTATTGCACAGGAATTGAACGTTTCGGTTGAAGACGTGCGCGGCTTCGTTATGGGTGGTCACGGTGATGATATGGTGCCGCTCGTACGCTATTCCAGCGTGGGAGGTATACCTATCGAAAACCTGATTTCTCAGGAACGTATCAAGGCGATCGTACAACGTACACGAGTGGGCGGCGGAGAAATCGTTAACCTATTGGGTAATGGCAGCGCATATTATGCTCCGGCAGCTTCGCTTGCGCAAATGACAGAAGCGATTGTAAAAGATAAAAAACGGATTATTCCAGTCATTGCTTACCTGGAAGGAGAGTATGGCTATCAGGACTTGTTCCTCGGTGTGCCTACACTTCTTGGCGGTAATGGCATCGAAAAAGTGTTCGAGTTGGAATTGACAGCCGAAGAAAAAGCAGCGCTCGATGAATCCGCTGAAGCGGTTCGCAATGTGACTAAAATAGTCAACGTATAG